The sequence TATATATAATCCGACATTTGATAAATTAGACCATAACTGATTTATTGCGACAAGCCATATTAAAACTTCTACAAAACCTATAATTAATGACAAAATCTTAAATCCTTTAGAAATAAATATAATCCTTACAGTTCCAAGACTTACATCTATAACTCTAGCAAAGAATATTAATAAAGGAAGTATAATAAAAGAACTCGTAAATTCCATAATTTCACCTATTTATCTTTTCAAAACCCTCTTTTTAGAATTTTTTATTTTAAAATCTGCTTCTTCTACAGATTCACAAGATTCACTAGTCAAATAAACTGCTTTTTCTAAATCTCTTGCTGCACTAACAAAATCTTTTCTTTTTAAACCATTAGAGACAATAGCAGCTTCAACTACTTCTTCATGCGCTTTATTGGTTGCTTTCTCGGCTTTTTTAATTTCTTTTTTAGCTATACTAACAGCTAAATCTGCTTCTTTAATTTCTTTCTTAGCATTTTTCATATTTAATTTTTTATTATTTAACATTTTAAAAAATCTATTCATTAATTAAATTTCTTATTTTTTTTATTAATCTCTTTTTCTAATTTTTTAAAAGCAACTAATTTCTCTTTAATCCCAGTTGAACCAAATCCTTTAGAACCCCTCTTAGTTTTTGATAAAGAATCTACTACTTTAACATTCACTTTTGTTACTGGAATTATTATCATTTGAGCAATCCTCATCCCTTTTTCAATCTCCACTTCTTCATCTCCAAAATTTACAACCATAATAGAAACCTCTCCCCTATAATCAGGGTCAAATGTTCCGGCAACAGTATGAACTTTCATAAAACTAATTATTCCAGCCCTATCTCTTATTAATCCGACATGTCCATCAGGTATTCTTATCACCAATCCAGTTTTCACTACTTTTTGTTCCATAGGAGATAAAGATACATTTTCATTAGCTTTTATATCTAAACCAACATCGCTATCTAACATATATTCAGGAGAACAAACATCCTTAGATAATTTTTTAACTTCTAACAAAACATTAGAACTAGATTTATTCTTTTCCTCTTTTCTTTTCTTTACCATTTTAAATAACACATAAAATTTGACTAAATTTAGTAAGTTACAACACTTAACTTATAAAAGAAAATATAAAAACTATATAAACCTTTCCGATAAAATTGATTTTTATATTATACAAAACAATAAATATTATTATTAAAATAAAAGAGAACTTTTTAAACTATTATGTTTTAAATTAAACAAGAGGCAAATATGATAATTATAAATTTATTATTATTTCTAGTATTTTTATTTATATTAATAAAATGTGCAGGATATGCAATTAGATACTCTTCAATACTTGCAAAAATATTAAGATTTCCTGAATTTATAGTGAGTTTTTTTATCGTGGCTTTAATTTCAGTTATTCCAGAAGCAACAATTGCAATTATAGCGGCTTTTAATGGACAACCTGAATTGGGTTTAGGAACCCTATTAGGTGCGAAAGTAGCCGATTTAACACTAGTCCTTGGAATTGTTGCATTATTTTCGCTAAAAAGTGTAAAAGTAAAAAGTAAAATATTGAAGAACAATATTTTTTTCCTCATACTTCTTTTATGTCCAATTATTTTAGGAATTAATGGAATATTTTCAAGATGGGAGGGCATAATATTAATTTTATTAGGAATATCATTTTTTGTTAAAATATACAAAGATAATAACATCTCCCGTAAAAAATTTAAAAAAGTTGAAACAGAACCATTCGCAAAAAGTTTATTTCTTTTAATATTAAGTTTAGGATTTATTTTATTAAGTGCATTTCTAACTATAAAATTTGCTGTAAATTTTGCTAATGATGCAAAATTACCTGCAGTACTTGTAGGACTAACAATTATAGCATTAGGAACATGTCTTCCTGAATTAATATTCTCAATCAAAGCTGTAAAGAAAGACCATGATAATCTTGCTTTAGGCGATATAATTGGGACAGTAGTTGCTGATGCGACAATAATATTGGGATTGGTTGCAATAATATCTCCTTTTAATTTCAACCCTTACAATATTTATATAACCGGTACTGCGATGTTTTTAGCAGGCCTTATTGTAACGATATTTATGAGATCTGAAAAATCTATAAATAAAAAAGAAGGCATTCTTTTAATATTATTTTATATAATATTTATTCTTACAGAATTTCTTGTAAATAATATTATAGGATTTAGATAAAATAATTTATTTTTTATTTGATTTTTTTTTAAATTTCTTATTCTTTTTCCAACTAATAAAAAATAAAACTCCCATAATCAAAGCTGGACCAGCCATAATTAAACTCCAAGATAAATAATACCATTGAAAAGGAGGATTCATAATTATATTTATTACCAACATTGAAATATACAAAATACCTGCTGAAAAAAAACTAATTGCACCAAACAATTCATATTTCCAAGATATTATTAAAAAGATTGTTAAAATAATTGAAGGGATATTATGAATAAATAATCCAAGAATTGTCTCCCAAAAAGTGTAATCATTCCCGAAAACATCTAAAGAAAACATAGTTAAAAACAATATAAATAAAATCCCGAATATTCTAGGAACCCAATATAAAAGTTTATTAATTTTCACCATCTTATTCGTAATGTTACATATTTTATAAATTTAAAAACTTATCTAAAAATAAAACATAAAACTATTTCTTAGAATTTTTCTTAAGTAAATCTACAATTTCTTCTGGAAAGGGCAAAAC comes from Candidatus Micrarchaeia archaeon and encodes:
- a CDS encoding sodium:calcium antiporter, whose protein sequence is MIIINLLLFLVFLFILIKCAGYAIRYSSILAKILRFPEFIVSFFIVALISVIPEATIAIIAAFNGQPELGLGTLLGAKVADLTLVLGIVALFSLKSVKVKSKILKNNIFFLILLLCPIILGINGIFSRWEGIILILLGISFFVKIYKDNNISRKKFKKVETEPFAKSLFLLILSLGFILLSAFLTIKFAVNFANDAKLPAVLVGLTIIALGTCLPELIFSIKAVKKDHDNLALGDIIGTVVADATIILGLVAIISPFNFNPYNIYITGTAMFLAGLIVTIFMRSEKSINKKEGILLILFYIIFILTEFLVNNIIGFR
- the dut gene encoding dUTP diphosphatase; its protein translation is MVKKRKEEKNKSSSNVLLEVKKLSKDVCSPEYMLDSDVGLDIKANENVSLSPMEQKVVKTGLVIRIPDGHVGLIRDRAGIISFMKVHTVAGTFDPDYRGEVSIMVVNFGDEEVEIEKGMRIAQMIIIPVTKVNVKVVDSLSKTKRGSKGFGSTGIKEKLVAFKKLEKEINKKNKKFN